The following are encoded in a window of Patescibacteria group bacterium genomic DNA:
- a CDS encoding S41 family peptidase has product MQFFRKAFVGFLIFTIVASPSLAAFEDVKDALSPDVVQFLQAYGVGNSTANFFPKRPVSLVEFLAMGLTLAGVQDLGGNATTRFTDVPADAWFAPVIAKADELDLLGDFRGENLLPSRTLSRGEVAELGLKIFGIGVPMVSNNEEFGFKDVGKNYRFARFIFRAVKMGVLEPLSDTEFGTARRVSRGEAAQFFYNLANFVEGPSIVIQTGTTNIPEFMLFQHVWNEAKNRFLYPEKAGDSDMLYSAIQGMVKSLDDPYSEFYTPEETKSETANLSGEVEGIGVYIEADPQNRGLIIVAPIYSSPAERAGLRAGDIITAVDGKPLAGLPLADAANLTRGPTGTTAKYTILRDEQEFTVEIIRQKIKLDIATVEFQNDIAIIDINQFTTALPKDFAQIATQIAEHRVRGIILDLRNNGGGLVNAAVDLLGYFLPKGTLVASQEFRPELAAENLDYKTERDPTLNGIRTLILVNRGTASASEIVAAALQDYGAASVLGEQTFGKGVVQEINFFNDGTALKMTVAHWLSPKKQEIQGVGVKPDFAALDTPETPTDEAIEAALAYF; this is encoded by the coding sequence ATGCAGTTTTTCCGCAAAGCGTTCGTCGGTTTTTTAATTTTCACAATCGTGGCGAGTCCGAGTCTCGCTGCATTCGAAGATGTGAAAGATGCGCTCTCGCCGGATGTGGTTCAGTTTTTGCAGGCGTACGGCGTCGGCAATTCGACTGCGAATTTTTTTCCGAAGCGACCGGTTTCACTCGTGGAATTTTTGGCGATGGGACTCACGCTCGCCGGGGTCCAAGATCTAGGCGGGAATGCGACGACGCGTTTCACAGATGTACCGGCGGATGCTTGGTTCGCACCGGTCATCGCGAAAGCCGACGAGCTTGATCTGCTCGGAGATTTCCGCGGTGAAAACTTATTGCCGAGCCGAACGCTCAGTCGTGGTGAAGTCGCCGAGCTCGGTTTGAAAATTTTTGGCATCGGCGTCCCGATGGTCTCGAACAATGAGGAATTTGGATTCAAGGATGTCGGCAAAAATTACCGGTTTGCGCGTTTTATTTTTCGCGCGGTAAAGATGGGCGTGCTCGAACCGCTTTCCGACACTGAGTTCGGCACGGCACGGCGCGTGAGTCGCGGTGAAGCAGCACAATTTTTTTACAACCTCGCGAATTTCGTGGAAGGACCGAGCATCGTAATTCAGACGGGGACGACCAATATTCCGGAGTTCATGCTTTTCCAGCATGTCTGGAATGAGGCGAAAAATCGCTTCCTGTATCCCGAAAAAGCTGGAGATTCCGACATGCTGTATTCGGCGATTCAGGGCATGGTGAAATCGCTCGACGATCCCTATTCGGAATTTTACACACCGGAAGAGACGAAATCTGAGACCGCCAATCTCTCTGGCGAAGTCGAAGGAATCGGCGTCTACATCGAGGCGGATCCGCAGAATCGCGGGCTCATCATCGTCGCGCCGATCTACAGCTCTCCAGCTGAACGCGCAGGACTGCGCGCCGGCGACATCATCACAGCAGTCGACGGCAAACCGCTCGCGGGCTTGCCGCTCGCTGACGCGGCGAATCTCACGCGCGGTCCGACGGGAACCACTGCGAAATACACGATTTTGCGCGACGAACAAGAATTCACGGTGGAAATCATTCGCCAAAAAATAAAGCTCGACATCGCGACAGTGGAATTTCAAAACGACATCGCCATCATCGACATCAATCAATTCACGACGGCGCTGCCGAAAGACTTCGCGCAAATCGCGACGCAAATCGCCGAACACCGCGTGCGTGGAATTATTTTGGATTTGCGCAACAATGGCGGCGGACTAGTGAATGCTGCGGTGGATTTGCTCGGCTACTTCCTGCCGAAAGGTACGCTCGTCGCTTCGCAAGAATTTCGACCCGAACTGGCAGCGGAAAATCTCGACTACAAAACGGAACGCGACCCGACACTAAATGGAATTCGCACCTTGATTTTGGTGAATCGGGGAACCGCGAGCGCGAGCGAAATCGTCGCGGCAGCGCTGCAAGACTACGGCGCAGCGAGCGTTCTCGGCGAGCAGACTTTCGGCAAAGGGGTCGTGCAGGAAATTAATTTTTTCAATGACGGTACCGCGCTGAAAATGACAGTCGCGCACTGGCTCTCACCGAAAAAGCAGGAAATTCAAGGTGTCGGTGTCAAACCGGACTTCGCTGCCCTCGACACTCCCGAGACGCCGACCGACGAAGCGATTGAGGCGGCTCTGGCTTATTTTTGA
- a CDS encoding branched-chain amino acid transaminase, whose amino-acid sequence MQKLPKASFQTTEKIWLNGQMVAWQNAQIHVLAHALHYGSGVFEGIRFYATKNGPAIFRLKEHVARLFYSAKALEMKIPYSQKEVAAAIVATVRANKISAGYIRPLAFFDYGKMGLNPVGAPVSLAVACWPWDSYLGGKPIRVKTSKFIRLHPDSVVGDAKVCGHYVNSILASLEIKKAKYDEALFLDYRGFVAEGPGENIFFLKKGVLHTPRLGSILAGITRDAVFSIAKDLGVKTEEGNFKLKDFHTADEVFFTGTAAEVQPIGSLDDKKIGDGKIGPFTTKLRATFLAAVAGEIPKYKRWLTFVK is encoded by the coding sequence ATGCAAAAACTTCCCAAAGCTTCGTTTCAAACGACGGAAAAAATTTGGCTGAATGGTCAAATGGTCGCCTGGCAAAACGCGCAGATTCATGTGCTCGCGCACGCGCTGCATTATGGCTCGGGCGTTTTCGAGGGCATTCGTTTTTACGCGACGAAAAATGGTCCGGCGATTTTCCGGCTCAAAGAACATGTCGCGCGTCTGTTTTATTCTGCCAAAGCGCTGGAAATGAAAATCCCCTATTCGCAAAAAGAGGTGGCAGCGGCAATCGTCGCGACTGTGCGCGCGAACAAAATTTCGGCGGGCTACATTCGTCCGCTCGCTTTCTTCGACTACGGCAAGATGGGCTTGAATCCCGTCGGCGCACCAGTCTCGCTCGCGGTCGCCTGTTGGCCGTGGGATTCTTATCTCGGCGGCAAACCGATTCGGGTCAAGACTTCGAAATTCATTCGCCTGCATCCAGACTCAGTCGTCGGCGATGCGAAAGTTTGCGGACACTATGTCAATTCCATTCTCGCTTCGCTCGAGATCAAAAAGGCGAAATACGATGAGGCGCTCTTCCTCGACTATCGCGGCTTCGTCGCGGAAGGTCCGGGCGAAAATATTTTCTTCCTGAAAAAAGGCGTGCTGCATACGCCGCGGCTCGGCTCGATTCTCGCGGGAATTACGCGTGACGCGGTTTTCAGCATTGCCAAAGATTTAGGAGTGAAGACCGAAGAGGGTAATTTCAAATTAAAGGATTTCCATACTGCCGATGAGGTTTTCTTTACAGGCACGGCTGCGGAAGTTCAGCCCATCGGCTCGCTCGATGATAAGAAAATTGGCGACGGCAAGATCGGTCCATTTACCACGAAGCTGCGCGCGACTTTCCTTGCAGCAGTGGCCGGCGAAATTCCAAAATACAAAAGGTGGCTCAC
- the dapA gene encoding 4-hydroxy-tetrahydrodipicolinate synthase has product MTDLKGSFVALITPFEKKSLEIDEEKLRELVNWQIEAGTDGIVAVGTTGESATLSKTEHRRVLEIVIHETKKRVPIIAGTGSNATRESVSLTEFAKEHGADFGLAISPYYNKPTQDGIVAHYSKIAEVGLPTILYNVPSRTGRNVEAATTLELASNPNLVGIKEASGDLAQVRKICEKKPENFVVLSGEDAQTLEIIKMGGVGAIGVIQNEIPAEMKKMIDLALAGKFEKAEKINAQFANLMDLNFADNNPIDVKWALAAMGKIDYAVRLPLTQPSATNKIKIREELVKLGLA; this is encoded by the coding sequence ATGACTGATTTAAAAGGCAGTTTCGTCGCCCTCATCACGCCGTTTGAAAAAAAATCACTCGAGATTGACGAGGAGAAATTACGCGAGCTGGTGAATTGGCAGATTGAAGCCGGCACGGACGGTATCGTCGCCGTCGGCACTACGGGCGAATCCGCGACCCTGTCGAAGACCGAACATCGCCGCGTGCTCGAAATCGTGATTCACGAGACGAAAAAAAGAGTGCCAATCATCGCGGGTACCGGCTCGAATGCGACGCGCGAATCCGTCAGCCTGACTGAATTCGCGAAGGAGCACGGCGCGGATTTCGGTCTGGCGATTTCACCGTATTACAACAAGCCAACCCAAGACGGCATCGTCGCGCATTATTCGAAAATCGCGGAGGTCGGTCTGCCGACCATTCTTTACAATGTGCCGAGCCGCACCGGACGCAATGTCGAAGCCGCGACCACTTTGGAATTGGCGAGCAATCCCAATCTCGTCGGGATCAAAGAGGCGAGCGGCGATCTCGCACAAGTTCGCAAAATTTGTGAGAAAAAACCAGAGAATTTCGTGGTGCTCTCGGGCGAAGACGCGCAGACTTTGGAAATTATCAAAATGGGCGGTGTCGGAGCGATTGGCGTGATTCAAAATGAAATTCCCGCAGAAATGAAGAAAATGATTGATCTCGCACTCGCCGGCAAATTTGAGAAAGCTGAGAAAATTAACGCACAATTCGCAAACCTGATGGACTTGAATTTTGCCGACAATAATCCGATCGATGTGAAGTGGGCGCTCGCCGCGATGGGCAAAATCGACTACGCCGTCCGCCTCCCACTGACTCAACCGAGCGCGACGAACAAAATCAAAATCCGCGAAGAACTCGTGAAATTAGGCTTGGCGTAG
- the dnaN gene encoding DNA polymerase III subunit beta produces the protein MLLDCEQKDLLAALTTVSKAVNLNSTLPVLNNILLKAENKKLTFAATNLEIAITTAIKAEIKNEGSLTIPARLFTNYVGLLSDGKVELKNTEGLDLQISAARSKTRIKGISSDEFPLIPQVKKEVSLTLAAGDLLDAINQVAFAAARDMVRPVLAGVHLRATKKEIRLAATDSYRLSEKILKPLTPPEKEISIIIPTRTVNELARILEKGKETVTLDVSANQVLFLYKNVELASRLIEGSYPDYEQIIPKKHATTISLKTEEIATAVKRVNLFAHDSHSVKLEVSADKKLRVLSDATQIGEEEAEVTATIAGAQNAVALNANYLLEALAAIGAKDIELELGEKMVPAVIRPAKSADYLHLIMPLKI, from the coding sequence ATGCTTTTAGATTGCGAACAAAAAGATTTGCTCGCCGCCCTCACGACCGTCTCGAAAGCCGTCAACCTCAATTCGACGCTGCCAGTTTTGAATAACATTTTACTCAAAGCGGAAAACAAGAAATTGACTTTCGCCGCGACCAATTTGGAAATCGCCATCACGACGGCGATCAAAGCGGAGATCAAGAACGAAGGCTCGCTCACGATTCCCGCGCGGCTTTTCACGAATTATGTCGGGCTGCTGTCTGACGGCAAAGTCGAGCTCAAAAATACTGAAGGTCTGGATCTGCAAATTTCCGCGGCGCGTTCCAAGACTAGAATCAAAGGCATTTCCTCGGACGAGTTCCCGCTCATTCCGCAAGTCAAGAAAGAAGTTTCGCTGACACTCGCGGCGGGTGATTTACTCGATGCGATCAATCAAGTCGCTTTCGCGGCAGCGCGCGACATGGTGCGTCCGGTCTTGGCCGGTGTGCATTTGCGCGCGACGAAAAAAGAAATTCGCCTGGCGGCGACGGACTCTTACCGCTTGTCCGAAAAAATTCTCAAACCGCTGACGCCACCCGAAAAAGAAATTTCGATCATCATTCCGACGCGGACAGTAAATGAGCTCGCGCGCATTCTCGAAAAAGGCAAAGAAACCGTGACGCTCGATGTTTCGGCGAATCAGGTTTTATTTCTCTACAAAAATGTTGAGTTGGCCAGCCGCTTGATCGAAGGCAGCTATCCGGACTACGAGCAAATCATTCCAAAAAAACACGCGACTACGATTTCCCTCAAGACGGAAGAAATCGCGACGGCGGTGAAGCGCGTCAATCTTTTCGCGCACGATTCCCACTCGGTCAAGCTCGAAGTTTCCGCCGACAAAAAACTGCGCGTCCTGTCGGATGCGACCCAAATCGGCGAAGAAGAAGCGGAAGTCACGGCGACGATTGCGGGCGCGCAGAATGCCGTCGCGTTGAATGCCAACTATTTACTCGAAGCGCTCGCCGCGATTGGTGCGAAAGACATCGAGCTCGAACTCGGCGAAAAAATGGTGCCCGCGGTGATTCGTCCGGCGAAGTCGGCGGATTATTTGCACCTGATTATGCCGCTTAAGATTTAG
- a CDS encoding threonine synthase, whose product MKNSTYKLRCVGCTALVAEKDSVSVCPRCGEALNVEFDFAQLKKRVATEFQKKGPLSAKKYLPFFPLGAHSKIISLGEGGTPLIPIRQIAAELKQPNLFVKNEGMNPTGVFKDRGSLVEISKALELKAKAIVVASTGNMAASVAAYSAVAGLPCYVLIPENTPLGKLAQAMSYGARVLSIRGTYADCCELASQMAAKYHFYLAGDYVFRSEGQKTIAFEIIEQLNAPKGSPWEKIPDFVIVPVGCGTNLSAIWKGFVEFKKLGFTKKLPKMVAVQPSGCSTVVAAFARKLKKAPFVAHPATICSAVGIGRPLDDLKALAAVRDSGGTALTVSEAEVVAAQKKLGEREAIFTEPSGALPLAAIAKLQKKGLLKKSATVVLIATGTGLKDPRSALDSHPIPPAVEPKLAEVDRFLEFKLYAIRSAGFAERKKILFAKTPTLVELKKVLQKEFSANLKDSHLQEVLFAIETFLAKGKSVAKSDLQSLIEEALADLTSDARVMRVLDYELEIHKKNPPRAKVLVEFFGKKLKAESQGVGPVDAIISAIRAALIGKSFEPRLTDFAVFVDANGTDATTEVRMKLEDSAQNSVVSRANSPDILTAAIAAFEKGYNILYWKGQKK is encoded by the coding sequence TTGAAAAATTCAACTTACAAATTACGCTGCGTCGGCTGCACTGCGCTCGTCGCCGAAAAAGACTCGGTTTCAGTTTGTCCGCGCTGTGGCGAGGCGCTCAATGTCGAGTTCGATTTCGCGCAATTAAAAAAACGCGTGGCGACAGAATTCCAAAAAAAAGGGCCACTTTCTGCTAAAAAATACCTGCCGTTTTTTCCGCTCGGAGCGCATTCCAAAATCATCTCACTCGGTGAAGGCGGCACGCCGCTCATTCCGATTCGCCAGATTGCCGCTGAACTCAAACAGCCAAATTTATTCGTCAAAAACGAAGGCATGAATCCGACGGGTGTTTTCAAGGATCGCGGCTCATTGGTTGAAATTTCCAAAGCGCTCGAGCTCAAAGCCAAAGCCATCGTCGTCGCCTCGACCGGCAATATGGCAGCGTCGGTCGCGGCGTATTCAGCCGTCGCAGGACTGCCCTGCTATGTCTTGATTCCAGAAAATACGCCGCTTGGTAAATTGGCGCAGGCGATGAGTTACGGTGCGCGCGTACTTTCCATTCGCGGGACATACGCTGACTGCTGCGAGCTCGCTTCGCAAATGGCGGCGAAATATCACTTCTACCTTGCGGGTGATTATGTCTTCCGCAGCGAGGGTCAGAAAACCATTGCCTTCGAAATCATCGAACAATTAAATGCCCCGAAGGGGTCCCCTTGGGAGAAAATTCCCGACTTCGTCATCGTGCCGGTCGGTTGCGGGACGAATCTCTCCGCGATCTGGAAAGGTTTCGTCGAATTCAAAAAACTCGGCTTCACCAAAAAATTACCGAAGATGGTTGCGGTTCAGCCGAGCGGTTGCTCGACCGTCGTCGCGGCTTTTGCTCGGAAATTAAAAAAGGCGCCCTTCGTCGCCCATCCGGCGACGATTTGTTCCGCGGTCGGCATCGGTCGCCCGCTCGACGACCTGAAAGCGCTGGCGGCGGTGCGCGATTCGGGCGGGACGGCGCTTACCGTCAGCGAAGCTGAAGTCGTCGCAGCGCAAAAAAAACTGGGTGAGCGCGAGGCGATTTTCACTGAGCCGTCGGGTGCGCTCCCGCTGGCTGCGATTGCAAAATTACAAAAGAAAGGTCTTCTCAAAAAATCTGCCACGGTCGTCTTGATCGCGACAGGCACCGGACTCAAAGATCCGCGCTCGGCGCTCGACTCGCATCCGATTCCGCCGGCAGTCGAGCCGAAGCTCGCCGAAGTCGACCGCTTCCTCGAATTCAAACTTTACGCGATTCGTTCGGCGGGTTTCGCTGAGCGCAAAAAAATTCTCTTTGCCAAAACGCCGACGCTCGTCGAATTGAAAAAAGTTTTACAAAAAGAATTCTCAGCGAACCTGAAAGACTCACACTTGCAGGAAGTGCTTTTCGCCATCGAAACCTTCCTCGCGAAAGGCAAATCAGTCGCGAAGTCCGACCTCCAAAGCTTGATCGAAGAAGCGCTCGCCGATCTCACTTCCGACGCGCGCGTGATGCGCGTGCTCGATTACGAGCTCGAAATTCACAAGAAAAATCCGCCACGCGCGAAAGTGCTTGTGGAATTTTTCGGCAAAAAATTAAAAGCTGAAAGCCAAGGTGTCGGTCCGGTCGACGCGATTATTTCTGCGATTCGTGCGGCTTTGATCGGCAAAAGTTTCGAGCCGCGCCTCACCGACTTCGCCGTCTTCGTCGATGCGAATGGTACGGACGCGACGACCGAGGTGCGCATGAAGCTGGAAGATTCAGCGCAAAATTCTGTCGTCTCGCGCGCGAATTCACCCGACATTCTGACCGCCGCCATCGCCGCTTTTGAAAAAGGCTACAACATTCTTTATTGGAAAGGGCAGAAGAAGTAA
- a CDS encoding four helix bundle protein, which yields MKFKFENLEVWNLALEFTKLVRTITGSFPVEEKFNLTSQINRAALSVALNLAEGSGRKTKKDFANFVRMGLGSLPEVVAAERIALAQGYKLDENQQTEFDSRSQELYFKLIALEKYLRK from the coding sequence ATGAAGTTCAAATTTGAGAATCTCGAGGTTTGGAATCTGGCACTCGAATTTACCAAATTAGTCAGAACAATCACCGGGAGCTTCCCTGTCGAGGAAAAATTTAATCTAACAAGCCAAATCAATCGCGCCGCACTTTCCGTCGCGCTAAATCTGGCGGAAGGTAGTGGACGCAAAACCAAAAAAGACTTCGCAAATTTCGTGAGAATGGGTTTAGGTTCTTTGCCTGAGGTCGTGGCTGCCGAGCGGATTGCGCTTGCTCAGGGTTATAAACTCGATGAGAATCAGCAGACCGAATTTGATTCGCGGAGCCAAGAATTATATTTTAAATTGATTGCGCTCGAAAAATATTTACGCAAATAA
- a CDS encoding LOG family protein yields the protein MQSYRIAELNKLYSSAELTIDLTTARKSEAKLKATREEYEQLLRETFLASYLDNYRFAIFGSSRVEPDSATFNFVKNLACKVGSDMDIDIVTGGGGGLMYAANLGLKKAKARRKNPRAKNLGILVNLEHEEGRNDCLDVTRQFENFSTRLESFIHSSNAIYLAPGGLGTDLEGAMFMQLKQLQKLEPTFPILAHPFWKPIFNYENGIMYQKQLKMGRTTLIGKDDLVLVHFTDNLKEIGHILKASYDGWLALRKKVKFIN from the coding sequence ATGCAATCCTACCGCATCGCCGAGCTGAATAAACTTTACAGCTCCGCCGAGCTCACGATTGATCTCACCACGGCGCGCAAATCCGAGGCGAAGCTGAAGGCAACGCGTGAAGAATACGAGCAGCTTTTACGCGAAACTTTTTTGGCGTCTTATCTTGATAATTACCGCTTCGCGATTTTCGGCAGTTCACGCGTCGAACCCGATTCAGCGACATTTAATTTTGTGAAAAATTTAGCCTGCAAAGTCGGCAGCGATATGGACATCGACATCGTGACGGGCGGCGGCGGCGGACTGATGTACGCCGCGAACCTCGGACTCAAAAAAGCCAAAGCTCGGCGGAAAAATCCCCGCGCCAAAAATTTGGGGATCTTGGTAAATCTCGAACACGAGGAGGGCCGCAACGACTGTCTCGATGTGACACGCCAATTTGAAAATTTCAGCACACGCCTCGAGAGCTTCATTCATTCTTCGAATGCGATTTACCTCGCCCCGGGCGGACTCGGCACCGACCTCGAAGGCGCGATGTTTATGCAGCTGAAACAGCTCCAGAAGCTCGAGCCGACTTTTCCGATTCTGGCGCATCCTTTTTGGAAACCGATTTTCAATTATGAAAACGGCATCATGTATCAGAAACAGCTCAAAATGGGACGCACGACCTTAATCGGCAAAGACGACCTCGTCCTCGTTCATTTCACGGACAATCTGAAAGAGATTGGGCATATTTTGAAAGCGAGCTACGACGGCTGGTTGGCGCTGCGCAAGAAAGTTAAATTCATTAATTAA
- a CDS encoding aspartate/glutamate racemase family protein — translation MPCNTFHAPKVWDRFVELAQDEKLNVELVHMLRETADFVKANFPNAKKIGLMSTTGTRQVGVYREIFEPLGFEIVEVPSEFQGELHDTIYNPQFGIKAKSSPVTPQARANFEKYLGILKGVGAEVVILGCTEIPLALPEKNFDGMPLVDPMLALARALVREANRAKLVPLLQ, via the coding sequence GTGCCTTGCAACACTTTTCACGCGCCGAAAGTTTGGGATCGCTTCGTCGAATTAGCTCAAGACGAAAAATTAAATGTTGAGCTTGTGCACATGTTGCGCGAGACCGCCGACTTCGTGAAAGCAAATTTTCCGAACGCCAAAAAAATTGGCTTGATGAGCACCACGGGTACGCGCCAAGTTGGGGTTTACCGCGAAATTTTCGAGCCGCTCGGTTTCGAAATCGTCGAAGTTCCGAGCGAATTTCAGGGTGAGCTGCACGACACGATTTACAATCCGCAGTTTGGGATCAAAGCCAAAAGTAGTCCAGTCACGCCTCAGGCGCGTGCCAATTTTGAAAAATATCTTGGGATTTTGAAAGGAGTTGGCGCAGAAGTGGTGATCTTGGGCTGCACGGAAATTCCGCTCGCGCTGCCAGAAAAAAACTTTGACGGCATGCCCCTGGTTGACCCGATGCTCGCGCTGGCGCGCGCGCTCGTGCGCGAAGCCAATCGCGCGAAACTGGTTCCGCTGTTGCAGTAG
- the ppsA gene encoding phosphoenolpyruvate synthase — MKTKTKTAPFILWFDEIGIEDVPLVGGKNASLGEMYRNLSKKGVRVPNGFAITAQAYHYLLEKGGVKNAIEEALKGLDTRDVTDLARRGEKVREIILATPFPPELAAEIKTAYKKLSQNYKKASVDVAVRSSATAEDLPDASFAGQQETYLNITGPTQLIIACQKCFASLFTNRAISYREDKKFDHFSIGLSIAVQKMVRSDLACSGVMFSIDTESGFRESVLINGSWGLGENVVQGAVTPDEFFVFKPTLKKGKRPILQKKVGSKTIKMVYAADGNKPTVNIPTPEEDRKKLVLTDDEVLLLSRWACIIEDHYSHKAGHFKPMDMEWAKDGQTGELFIVQARPETVQSRRDLSVLRTYKLKKTGAVITTGAPVGEKIGAGRAKIIKSAHEISQFKKGEVLVTDITDPDWEPIMKIASAIVTNRGGRTCHAAIVSRELGIPCVVGTRDATAKIKTGQEITVSCADGEIGKVYAGKLPFEVKEVNLKNLTRPKTKMMMNLASPEQAFSASFIPNDGVGLAREEFVINSYIKIHPLALLNFAQLKDSAAKAEIAELTYGYKNKADYFVDKLAQGIAMIGAAFYPKDVIVRLSDFKSNEYANLIGGREFEPLEENPMIGWRGASRYYDPKYRDAFALECRALRKVREEMGLTNVKIMIPFCRTVEEGKKVQAEMKKHGLARGKNGLEIYVMCEIPSNVILAEDFCKIFDGFSIGSNDLTQLTLGVDRDSQLVSHICNERNPAVKKLVSTVIKIAKKNKCKIGICGQAPSDFPDFARFLASEGIDSISLTPDSLLKTTIDIAKLEKRKASGK, encoded by the coding sequence ATGAAAACCAAAACAAAAACTGCACCGTTCATTCTTTGGTTCGACGAAATCGGTATCGAAGATGTTCCACTCGTCGGCGGTAAGAATGCTTCTCTCGGCGAAATGTACCGCAACCTTTCGAAAAAAGGTGTGCGCGTGCCGAATGGTTTTGCCATCACCGCACAGGCTTACCACTACTTGCTCGAAAAGGGCGGCGTGAAAAACGCCATCGAAGAGGCCTTGAAAGGTCTCGACACACGCGATGTCACCGACCTCGCCCGGCGCGGCGAGAAAGTGCGCGAAATTATTTTGGCGACGCCATTTCCGCCGGAGCTCGCCGCGGAAATTAAAACTGCCTACAAAAAACTTTCCCAAAATTACAAAAAGGCGAGTGTCGATGTCGCGGTGCGCAGCTCGGCGACGGCGGAAGATTTGCCCGACGCGAGCTTCGCCGGTCAGCAGGAAACTTATCTGAACATCACGGGTCCGACTCAGCTCATCATCGCCTGCCAGAAATGTTTCGCTTCGCTTTTCACGAATCGCGCCATCAGTTATCGCGAAGATAAAAAATTCGACCACTTCTCCATCGGGCTCTCGATCGCCGTGCAGAAAATGGTGCGCTCGGATCTCGCGTGTAGCGGCGTAATGTTCTCGATCGACACCGAAAGCGGTTTCCGTGAGTCCGTCCTGATCAACGGCTCGTGGGGACTCGGTGAAAATGTCGTCCAGGGGGCGGTCACGCCGGATGAATTTTTTGTCTTCAAGCCAACACTGAAAAAAGGTAAACGCCCGATTCTACAGAAAAAAGTCGGCAGCAAAACAATCAAGATGGTCTATGCGGCTGATGGCAACAAGCCAACGGTAAACATTCCAACCCCCGAAGAAGATCGCAAAAAGCTCGTGCTGACCGACGATGAAGTGCTGCTGCTTTCGCGCTGGGCGTGCATCATCGAAGATCACTACTCGCACAAAGCTGGTCACTTCAAGCCGATGGACATGGAGTGGGCGAAGGACGGACAGACGGGCGAACTTTTCATCGTGCAGGCACGACCAGAGACAGTGCAGTCGCGACGCGATTTGTCCGTGCTCAGAACTTACAAGCTGAAGAAGACGGGTGCGGTAATCACGACGGGTGCGCCCGTCGGCGAGAAAATCGGCGCGGGTCGCGCGAAAATTATTAAAAGCGCACATGAAATCAGCCAATTCAAAAAAGGCGAAGTGCTCGTCACCGACATCACCGATCCGGACTGGGAGCCAATCATGAAAATCGCAAGTGCTATCGTGACGAATCGGGGCGGGCGCACTTGCCACGCCGCCATCGTTTCGCGCGAGCTCGGCATTCCCTGTGTCGTCGGCACGCGTGACGCAACGGCGAAAATTAAAACTGGACAAGAAATTACCGTCTCCTGCGCCGACGGTGAGATTGGTAAAGTTTACGCGGGAAAATTACCCTTCGAAGTGAAAGAGGTGAATCTCAAAAATTTGACGCGGCCGAAAACAAAAATGATGATGAACCTCGCTTCGCCGGAGCAGGCTTTCTCGGCGAGCTTTATTCCGAATGACGGTGTCGGACTCGCGCGCGAAGAGTTCGTGATTAATTCCTATATCAAAATTCACCCGCTCGCCTTGTTAAATTTCGCGCAGCTGAAAGATTCAGCTGCCAAAGCAGAAATCGCCGAATTGACTTACGGTTACAAAAATAAAGCGGATTATTTTGTCGACAAACTAGCGCAAGGCATCGCGATGATCGGCGCGGCGTTTTATCCGAAAGATGTGATCGTGCGCTTGTCGGATTTCAAATCGAATGAATACGCCAACTTGATCGGCGGACGCGAGTTCGAGCCCCTCGAGGAAAATCCGATGATTGGCTGGCGCGGCGCGAGTCGCTACTACGATCCGAAATATCGCGACGCTTTCGCGCTGGAGTGCCGGGCTTTGCGAAAAGTGCGCGAGGAAATGGGACTCACAAATGTGAAAATCATGATTCCGTTTTGCCGGACGGTCGAGGAGGGGAAAAAGGTGCAGGCGGAAATGAAGAAACACGGACTCGCGCGCGGCAAGAATGGACTCGAGATTTATGTGATGTGCGAGATTCCTTCGAATGTGATTCTGGCGGAAGATTTTTGCAAAATTTTCGACGGCTTCTCAATCGGCTCAAACGATCTCACCCAGCTCACGCTCGGCGTCGATCGCGACAGTCAGCTCGTCAGTCACATTTGCAACGAACGCAATCCGGCGGTTAAGAAATTGGTCAGCACCGTAATCAAAATCGCGAAGAAAAATAAATGCAAAATCGGGATTTGCGGACAAGCCCCGAGTGACTTTCCGGATTTCGCTCGTTTCCTCGCGAGCGAAGGGATTGATTCGATTTCGCTCACGCCCGACTCACTGCTCAAGACGACGATTGACATTGCGAAGCTGGAGAAAAGGAAAGCTAGCGGAAAATAA